A part of Microbulbifer sp. MI-G genomic DNA contains:
- a CDS encoding DNA translocase FtsK, producing MKVESATEETAANSDTQPDPLISRLIREGALIALLAGALLLAISLLSYDAQDPGWSHVGQTDQFQNAIGPTGAWLADVGLSLLGWMAYLLPLLIGWRAYRILRNRSARFHGPLFLLRVFGLLLVLASGASLATLCFAPTETLLPFSNGGIVGAALSGAAGASLGYVGATILLLAIFAIGITVFTGLSWLRLAESIGCIALGFFALFARFYKHRRQKRAEQRVAREAIVVRKAALEEERRRSEERMPPKIEALAPKPKQSPRASKEKQGELFKIGPVTGALPPLGLLDPADQNKKAGFSRESLEGLSRLLELKLKDFGVVAEVVSVLPGPVVTRFEIQPAPGVKVSKISNLAKDLARSLAVISVRVVEVIPGKSVVGIEIPNENRQIVRLSEVLSADIYENAKSPLTLALGHDISGQPVVADLAKMPHLLVAGTTGSGKSVGINVMLLSLLYKSTPEAVRLILVDPKMLELSVYEGIPHLLTPVITDMNDAANGLRWCVGEMERRYKLMAALGVRNLAGFNRKVEEADGAGEPIVDPLWHPDPMSSIPEGEQTAPALHKLPAIVVVIDEFADMMMIVGKKVEQLIARIAQKARAAGIHLLLATQRPSVDVITGLIKANVPTRIGFQVSSKVDSRTILDQGGAEQLLGHGDMLYLPPGSGVPVRVHGAFVDDHEVHKVVADWCRRGAPEYIDGIVDDSNNSIPVPGLQSDEGEGEDPEADALYDEAVAFVTKSRKASISSVQRQLRIGYNRAARIIDALEAAGVVSPAGHNGNREVLAPPPP from the coding sequence TTGAAGGTCGAGAGTGCCACCGAGGAAACTGCTGCGAACAGCGATACCCAGCCGGACCCGCTGATCTCCCGCTTAATCAGGGAGGGGGCCCTGATCGCCCTGCTGGCGGGGGCGTTGCTACTGGCGATCAGCCTACTGAGTTACGATGCACAGGACCCCGGCTGGTCCCACGTGGGGCAAACCGATCAGTTCCAAAATGCGATTGGGCCCACCGGGGCCTGGCTTGCCGATGTAGGCCTGTCCCTGCTGGGCTGGATGGCCTACCTGTTACCCCTGCTGATCGGTTGGCGTGCCTATCGCATTCTGCGCAATCGCAGTGCCCGTTTTCACGGGCCCCTATTCCTGCTGCGGGTGTTTGGCCTGTTGCTGGTGCTCGCCAGCGGGGCCTCGCTGGCAACCCTCTGTTTTGCGCCGACAGAGACTTTACTGCCCTTCTCCAATGGCGGTATTGTCGGTGCGGCCCTCTCCGGTGCCGCGGGTGCCAGTCTTGGCTATGTAGGGGCAACCATTTTACTGCTGGCAATTTTTGCCATCGGTATCACCGTGTTTACCGGGCTGTCCTGGCTCAGGCTGGCGGAGTCCATTGGTTGTATCGCGCTCGGGTTTTTCGCCCTGTTCGCCCGGTTTTACAAACACCGGCGCCAGAAACGCGCCGAACAGCGTGTCGCACGGGAGGCCATTGTGGTGCGCAAAGCCGCTCTAGAGGAGGAGAGGCGGCGCAGCGAGGAGAGAATGCCGCCTAAGATCGAAGCGCTGGCGCCAAAACCAAAACAGAGTCCCCGTGCGAGCAAAGAAAAGCAGGGAGAGCTGTTCAAAATCGGCCCGGTCACCGGCGCCCTGCCACCGCTGGGCCTGCTGGACCCGGCGGACCAGAATAAAAAGGCGGGTTTTTCGCGGGAATCCCTGGAGGGGTTGTCCCGTCTGCTGGAGTTGAAACTCAAGGACTTCGGTGTGGTGGCAGAGGTGGTTTCTGTCCTGCCTGGTCCGGTGGTCACCCGTTTTGAAATTCAGCCGGCACCTGGAGTTAAAGTCAGCAAAATTTCCAATCTGGCCAAGGATCTGGCGCGCTCACTGGCGGTGATCAGTGTCCGTGTTGTCGAGGTCATCCCGGGTAAATCGGTGGTGGGGATTGAGATCCCCAACGAGAACCGCCAGATTGTCCGCCTGAGTGAGGTACTGTCTGCCGATATTTACGAAAATGCCAAATCCCCCCTGACCCTGGCCTTGGGGCACGATATCTCCGGTCAGCCAGTGGTGGCGGATTTGGCCAAAATGCCACACCTGCTGGTGGCGGGTACCACGGGCTCCGGTAAATCCGTGGGCATCAACGTAATGTTGCTCAGCCTGCTGTACAAATCGACACCCGAAGCGGTGCGCCTGATTCTGGTGGACCCAAAGATGCTGGAGCTGTCGGTCTACGAGGGTATCCCCCATTTGCTGACGCCGGTCATTACAGATATGAACGACGCAGCCAACGGCCTGCGCTGGTGTGTCGGGGAGATGGAGCGCCGCTATAAGCTGATGGCTGCACTGGGAGTGCGCAACCTGGCGGGCTTTAACCGCAAGGTGGAGGAAGCGGATGGGGCCGGAGAGCCCATTGTCGACCCGCTTTGGCACCCGGACCCCATGTCCAGCATCCCGGAAGGGGAACAAACCGCTCCGGCTTTGCACAAGCTGCCGGCCATCGTGGTGGTAATCGATGAGTTTGCCGACATGATGATGATTGTCGGCAAGAAGGTGGAGCAGCTGATCGCGCGGATCGCGCAAAAAGCCCGCGCGGCGGGCATTCACTTGCTGCTGGCCACCCAGCGCCCCTCGGTGGATGTCATCACCGGCTTGATCAAAGCCAATGTGCCCACCCGTATCGGTTTCCAGGTCTCCTCAAAGGTGGACTCCCGCACCATTCTCGATCAGGGTGGGGCAGAGCAGCTGCTGGGTCATGGCGATATGCTCTACCTGCCACCGGGCAGCGGAGTGCCGGTGCGGGTGCATGGGGCCTTTGTGGATGATCACGAGGTACACAAGGTCGTGGCCGACTGGTGCCGCCGCGGTGCACCGGAGTACATTGATGGTATTGTCGACGACAGTAACAACAGTATACCGGTGCCCGGGCTGCAATCCGATGAAGGGGAGGGCGAGGATCCGGAAGCGGATGCCCTCTACGATGAGGCCGTGGCCTTTGTAACAAAATCGCGCAAGGCTTCCATCTCCTCTGTACAGCGCCAATTGCGTATTGGTTACAATCGCGCCGCACGTATTATTGATGCCTTGGAAGCCGCAGGGGTTGTGTCCCCGGCCGGACACAACGGCAACCGCGAGGTATTGGCGCCCCCACCCCCTTGA
- the cysG gene encoding siroheme synthase CysG — MRYLPIAFDVQNRPCLIVGGGAVATRKARLLYRAGARLWVVSPTIVAELKQLVNDSNGALFEATYCADYLHRAELVIAASDNAEVNAQVSADARARHLPVNVVDAPQLCTFTFPAMVERGDLAIGINSGGAAPVLARRIRAQVEALLSPGLATLVGLAARVRSRVKAALPEAQRRGFWEWVFSGPVASRVEAGKLAEGESVLLKALQDWAGRPPPTGEVYLVGGGPGDPDLLTFRALRLMQQADAVLYDRLVSPAVLDLVRRDAERIYVGKKKAFHSVPQGDINQLLVDLASKGKKVLRLKGGDPFIFGRGGEEIDKLAEHGIPFQVVPGITAASGCASYAGIPLTHRDYAQSVRFITGHLQEGSLDLPWGELASDGQTLVFYMGLTGLETICTELARHGLPAETPAALIEKGTTPAQRVIVGDLKTLPTLAKEKAVRAPTLTIIGGVVSLHEKLHWYQRDQSDFQAPVCDD; from the coding sequence TTGCGCTATCTCCCAATCGCGTTTGATGTCCAAAACCGCCCTTGCCTGATCGTGGGTGGAGGTGCTGTTGCCACGCGCAAAGCCCGCCTGCTCTACAGGGCGGGTGCCCGCTTGTGGGTGGTTTCCCCAACGATTGTCGCTGAGCTTAAGCAACTGGTGAACGATTCAAACGGGGCCCTGTTTGAAGCAACCTACTGCGCCGATTATCTGCACCGCGCCGAACTGGTGATCGCGGCATCCGATAATGCGGAGGTTAATGCGCAGGTCTCTGCCGATGCGCGCGCCCGGCATCTGCCGGTCAATGTGGTGGATGCGCCGCAACTGTGCACGTTTACTTTTCCCGCAATGGTGGAACGCGGTGATCTGGCGATTGGTATCAACAGCGGTGGTGCTGCGCCGGTGCTTGCCCGGCGTATCCGCGCTCAGGTCGAAGCATTGCTGTCCCCGGGGCTCGCCACCCTGGTGGGGCTCGCCGCCCGTGTGCGCAGCAGGGTAAAAGCCGCACTGCCCGAAGCCCAGCGCAGAGGCTTTTGGGAGTGGGTTTTCTCGGGCCCGGTCGCCAGCCGTGTGGAGGCGGGGAAGCTGGCGGAGGGGGAAAGCGTGTTGCTCAAAGCCCTGCAGGACTGGGCGGGCAGGCCCCCGCCCACTGGTGAGGTGTACCTGGTGGGCGGCGGACCGGGAGATCCCGATCTGCTGACCTTTCGCGCTCTGCGTCTAATGCAGCAGGCCGATGCCGTGCTCTATGATCGCCTGGTATCCCCGGCAGTTCTGGATCTGGTGCGCAGGGATGCCGAGCGCATTTATGTTGGCAAGAAAAAAGCGTTTCATTCGGTTCCCCAGGGCGATATCAACCAGTTGTTGGTGGATTTAGCCAGCAAAGGTAAAAAAGTTCTGCGCCTGAAGGGGGGGGACCCCTTTATTTTTGGCCGGGGTGGTGAAGAAATCGACAAACTGGCCGAACACGGAATTCCGTTTCAAGTGGTGCCGGGTATTACCGCTGCGTCCGGATGTGCCAGTTACGCAGGTATTCCTTTGACGCACCGTGATTATGCCCAGTCGGTGCGGTTTATTACCGGGCACTTGCAGGAAGGCAGCCTCGATTTGCCGTGGGGCGAATTGGCCTCTGATGGCCAGACCCTGGTTTTCTATATGGGCTTGACTGGCCTGGAGACTATTTGCACCGAACTTGCCCGCCACGGCCTCCCGGCGGAAACGCCAGCGGCATTGATTGAAAAGGGTACAACGCCGGCACAGCGGGTTATTGTGGGTGACCTCAAGACACTGCCGACCCTTGCGAAGGAAAAGGCCGTTCGGGCACCGACTTTGACCATCATTGGAGGTGTTGTCAGCTTGCACGAGAAGTTGCACTGGTATCAGCGGGACCAATCAGATTTCCAAGCCCCTGTCTGTGATGATTGA
- a CDS encoding TfoX/Sxy family protein, with protein MAYNKTLAEKVRNLLQENQGLSEKQMFGGLAFMLNGNMACGVIGEELMVRVGPDHYQEALAERYTRPMDYTGRPLKGMVYVEEDAVAEDLDSWVNRGVQFAGSLPPK; from the coding sequence ATGGCGTATAACAAAACCTTGGCAGAAAAGGTGCGCAATCTGTTACAGGAAAACCAGGGACTCAGTGAGAAGCAGATGTTTGGGGGGCTGGCGTTTATGTTAAATGGCAACATGGCCTGTGGCGTCATCGGCGAAGAACTGATGGTTAGGGTGGGGCCTGATCACTATCAGGAAGCGCTGGCGGAGCGATATACCCGGCCAATGGATTATACCGGACGCCCCCTGAAGGGGATGGTGTATGTCGAGGAGGATGCCGTTGCCGAAGACCTCGACAGTTGGGTAAACCGCGGCGTTCAATTTGCTGGTTCTCTACCGCCCAAATAA
- the crcB gene encoding fluoride efflux transporter CrcB encodes MQWLAIALGGALGAMLRHLITVWSYPVFSGKFPLGTLIVNVLGSFLIGIAYILIAHRAMLGEEWRLLLMTGLFGALTTFSTFSLESLILWHNGQPFVAIGYILGSLVCCLAATGAAVALTARYF; translated from the coding sequence ATGCAGTGGCTGGCAATTGCCCTGGGTGGCGCTTTAGGGGCAATGCTTCGCCACCTGATCACCGTCTGGAGTTACCCGGTTTTCAGCGGCAAGTTTCCCCTGGGTACACTGATTGTCAATGTGCTCGGATCGTTTCTAATCGGAATTGCCTACATACTGATCGCCCACCGCGCGATGCTAGGGGAGGAGTGGCGGCTCCTGCTTATGACGGGCCTGTTTGGTGCGCTTACAACTTTCTCCACTTTCTCCCTGGAAAGCCTGATACTGTGGCACAATGGCCAACCTTTCGTGGCTATTGGCTATATTCTCGGCAGCCTTGTCTGCTGCCTGGCTGCCACGGGAGCTGCTGTCGCCCTGACGGCACGTTATTTTTAA
- a CDS encoding aldo/keto reductase encodes MYFIELNNGVQIPQVGMGLAAVGGWQQDNEYVTDTILKAISIGYRQFDTASVYGNERALGRAIRESGLPRETFFITSKIWDTEQGRSKTHDAFARSLERLQLEYLDLYLIHWPVPAYTRETWEAMEVLYQQKKVRALGLSNFRKADIEQIATFAEVRPVCNQIELHPYFTQQPLVDYCQFHKIAISCWSPLGTGSSWSGVSQSEKPIVDPLIVKIAESHSVSPAQVILKWNVQQHRIVIPKAEKLENMRSNFLLTGFTLSNSEIREINGLNGNKRLGGDPDYAHKNNLTVKVPD; translated from the coding sequence ATGTATTTTATCGAGTTAAATAACGGCGTGCAGATTCCTCAGGTTGGCATGGGGCTGGCTGCTGTAGGTGGCTGGCAGCAAGATAACGAATATGTCACCGACACCATTTTAAAGGCCATATCGATCGGTTATAGACAGTTTGATACGGCTTCTGTGTATGGCAATGAGCGTGCCCTGGGGCGGGCAATCAGGGAATCCGGCCTGCCGCGGGAAACGTTCTTTATAACCAGTAAAATCTGGGATACCGAGCAGGGGCGCAGCAAAACCCACGATGCTTTTGCGCGCAGTCTGGAGCGTTTGCAACTGGAATATCTGGATCTCTACCTGATTCACTGGCCGGTGCCTGCCTATACCCGGGAAACCTGGGAAGCTATGGAGGTGCTGTATCAGCAGAAGAAGGTACGGGCCCTGGGTTTATCGAATTTTCGCAAGGCGGATATCGAACAAATTGCCACATTCGCCGAGGTGCGCCCGGTCTGTAATCAAATTGAATTGCACCCTTATTTCACCCAGCAGCCACTGGTGGATTACTGCCAGTTTCACAAAATTGCCATCAGCTGCTGGTCCCCTCTGGGTACCGGATCCTCCTGGAGTGGCGTGTCACAAAGCGAAAAACCGATAGTGGACCCACTGATTGTGAAAATCGCAGAAAGTCACTCTGTGTCTCCGGCACAAGTAATTTTGAAGTGGAATGTACAACAGCATCGAATTGTGATTCCCAAGGCGGAAAAGTTGGAAAACATGCGTAGCAATTTCTTACTGACAGGATTTACTTTGAGTAATAGTGAAATCAGGGAAATCAACGGCCTGAATGGCAATAAACGGCTTGGTGGTGACCCGGATTATGCCCATAAAAATAATTTAACGGTAAAGGTGCCAGATTAA
- a CDS encoding replication-associated recombination protein A → MSDLFQSPRNYQPLAARMRPSSLVGYVGQSHLLGAGKPLREAVERGQLHSMILWGPPGVGKTTFARLLAQACEARFATLSAVLAGVKDIRQAVAEAEQSRVQSGRGTILFVDEVHRFNKAQQDAFLPYVEEGTVTFVGATTENPAFELNNALLSRCRVYLLRSISEEDLQALLQRALQTDNALADRNIRVPEAVLLKIARAADGDARSALNLLEVACDLATDEGGTLQVDEAVLAEVLSADVRRFDKGGDYFYDQISALHKSVRGSDPDAALYWFVRMLDGGCDPLYIARRVVRMASEDIGNADPRALQLALNAWDVQERLGSPEGELAIAQAILYLAVAAKSNAVYSAYKRAVADVRRDPSYEVPIHLRNAPTKLAKSLSHGAEYRYAHDEPDAFAAGENYFPEAIADRQYYHPVSRGLELKIAEKLETLRRLNRSSAVQRYTDKT, encoded by the coding sequence ATGAGTGATCTGTTTCAGTCCCCCCGCAATTACCAGCCCCTGGCTGCCCGGATGCGGCCCAGCTCCCTGGTCGGTTATGTGGGCCAGTCACATTTATTGGGAGCGGGGAAACCGCTGCGCGAAGCAGTGGAGCGCGGCCAGTTGCACTCGATGATTTTGTGGGGACCGCCGGGGGTTGGCAAAACCACTTTTGCCCGGCTCCTCGCACAGGCGTGTGAGGCCCGTTTCGCGACACTTTCCGCGGTTTTGGCCGGGGTCAAGGATATCCGTCAGGCCGTTGCAGAGGCTGAGCAGAGCCGCGTGCAATCCGGTCGCGGCACCATTCTGTTTGTGGACGAAGTGCACCGCTTCAACAAGGCCCAGCAGGACGCTTTTTTGCCCTATGTCGAGGAGGGCACGGTAACCTTCGTCGGCGCCACCACGGAAAATCCGGCCTTTGAGCTGAATAACGCCCTGCTGTCCCGCTGCCGGGTCTACCTGCTGCGCAGTATTTCCGAGGAGGATTTACAGGCCTTGCTGCAGCGCGCTCTGCAAACCGACAACGCTCTGGCGGATCGCAATATCCGGGTACCAGAAGCGGTGCTGCTAAAGATTGCGCGCGCCGCTGATGGGGATGCGCGCAGTGCCCTGAACCTGCTCGAAGTTGCCTGTGACCTGGCCACAGATGAGGGCGGTACGCTGCAGGTCGACGAAGCTGTACTCGCCGAGGTGCTCAGCGCCGATGTGCGGCGCTTCGACAAGGGCGGTGACTATTTTTACGATCAAATCTCGGCATTGCACAAATCCGTGCGGGGTTCCGATCCCGATGCGGCGCTCTACTGGTTTGTGCGTATGCTCGATGGCGGCTGCGACCCCCTGTATATCGCGCGCCGGGTAGTGCGTATGGCCAGTGAGGACATCGGCAACGCGGACCCCCGCGCACTGCAGCTGGCGCTCAATGCTTGGGATGTGCAGGAGCGGCTCGGCAGCCCGGAAGGCGAGCTGGCCATCGCCCAGGCGATTCTCTACCTGGCGGTGGCGGCTAAAAGCAACGCGGTGTACAGCGCCTACAAGCGCGCGGTAGCGGATGTCCGTCGCGACCCCAGTTACGAGGTGCCCATCCATTTGCGCAATGCGCCCACCAAGCTGGCCAAAAGCCTTTCCCATGGCGCCGAGTATCGCTATGCGCACGATGAGCCCGATGCCTTTGCCGCAGGGGAAAATTATTTTCCCGAGGCCATTGCCGATCGGCAATACTACCATCCGGTATCGCGCGGATTGGAACTGAAAATTGCAGAAAAACTGGAGACACTGCGCCGCCTGAACCGCAGCAGTGCCGTTCAGCGTTACACAGATAAGACCTGA
- the lolA gene encoding outer membrane lipoprotein chaperone LolA, whose translation MKSILHSLLILVSLAAAGAWADATDDLSKRLKPLAALSGNFQQTLLDERGKVTQKSSGSFSVQRPGKLRWKTGDPYAQLLVTNNKTLWLYDPDLEQVTVRPVDKRIQETPALLLGGRVEEIRNAFNVSLKDGVYHLAPKNPSAPFKAMEIRFAKNGLPAAITVRDNMGQTTEITFSDIQANPELPASVFNFKPPAGTDVIRDE comes from the coding sequence ATGAAAAGCATTCTGCACAGCCTGCTGATTCTGGTGAGTCTTGCCGCCGCAGGGGCCTGGGCCGATGCCACCGATGATCTCAGCAAGCGGCTTAAGCCGCTCGCTGCGCTGTCGGGGAATTTTCAGCAGACCCTGCTTGATGAGCGCGGCAAGGTGACCCAGAAGAGCAGTGGCAGCTTCTCTGTGCAGCGACCCGGTAAGCTGCGCTGGAAAACCGGGGACCCCTACGCCCAGCTATTGGTGACCAACAATAAAACCCTGTGGCTTTACGATCCGGATCTGGAACAGGTGACGGTGCGGCCGGTGGACAAGCGCATCCAGGAGACTCCGGCACTCCTGCTTGGCGGCAGGGTGGAAGAGATCCGCAATGCGTTCAATGTCAGCCTGAAAGACGGAGTCTATCACCTGGCTCCAAAAAATCCCTCGGCGCCCTTTAAAGCCATGGAAATACGCTTTGCCAAAAACGGGCTGCCCGCAGCGATCACGGTGCGCGACAATATGGGCCAGACCACCGAGATCACTTTCAGTGACATTCAGGCCAATCCCGAGCTTCCCGCCTCGGTATTCAACTTCAAACCACCCGCGGGTACCGACGTTATTAGAGATGAGTGA
- the serS gene encoding serine--tRNA ligase, whose translation MLDPKLIRTDMDQVAAALKKRGVALDTVKLKALEARRKALQVHTEHLQNERTRKSKNIGRAKAAGEDIAPLLAAVESLGGELHSAKQALAELQQELAAILTAIPNLLDASVPEGESEDDNVEIRRWGQPRSFEFAIKDHVDLGTGLGGLDFEMAAKLTGSRFAVMTAAVAQLHRALAQFMLDIHTEEHGYTEANVPFIANGESLYGTSQLPKFEEDLFKLNDERGFYLIPTAEVPLTNLYREHIVEDSQSLPHKLVAHTPCFRSEAGSHGRDTRGMIRQHQFEKVELVWVTRPDQSEEALEALTQHAETILQKLQLPYRIVALCGGDIGFAARKTYDIEVWIPSQDRYREISSCSLVGDFQARRMKARWRNPESGKPELVHTLNGSGLAVGRALVAVLENYQREDGSVKIPTVLRPYMGGREVIEASLP comes from the coding sequence ATGCTCGATCCCAAACTGATTCGCACGGATATGGACCAGGTAGCTGCGGCGTTGAAAAAGCGTGGTGTGGCACTGGATACGGTCAAACTGAAGGCGCTTGAGGCGCGCCGCAAGGCGCTGCAGGTCCACACGGAGCATCTGCAAAATGAGCGCACCAGAAAGTCGAAGAATATCGGGCGTGCAAAGGCTGCCGGAGAAGATATCGCCCCGCTGCTGGCAGCGGTGGAGTCCCTGGGCGGCGAGTTACATAGTGCCAAGCAGGCGCTGGCTGAACTGCAGCAGGAACTGGCTGCTATTCTGACTGCGATCCCGAACCTGCTGGATGCGTCGGTACCGGAGGGCGAGAGCGAGGACGATAATGTTGAAATCCGGCGCTGGGGGCAACCGCGCTCTTTTGAGTTTGCCATCAAGGACCACGTCGACCTGGGTACTGGGCTTGGGGGTCTCGACTTTGAAATGGCGGCAAAGCTCACAGGTTCGCGCTTTGCCGTAATGACCGCAGCAGTAGCGCAACTGCACCGTGCGCTAGCTCAGTTTATGCTGGACATTCACACCGAAGAGCACGGCTACACAGAGGCCAATGTGCCGTTTATTGCCAATGGGGAATCCCTGTATGGCACTTCGCAGCTGCCGAAGTTTGAGGAAGACCTGTTCAAACTGAATGACGAGCGTGGCTTCTATCTGATTCCGACCGCAGAAGTGCCACTTACGAATCTGTACCGCGAGCATATTGTTGAAGACAGCCAGTCGCTGCCACACAAACTGGTTGCCCATACACCCTGTTTCCGCTCCGAGGCCGGCTCCCACGGCCGCGACACCCGCGGCATGATTCGCCAACACCAGTTTGAAAAAGTGGAACTGGTGTGGGTGACCCGCCCGGACCAGTCTGAAGAAGCACTGGAAGCCCTGACGCAGCATGCAGAGACCATTCTGCAAAAATTGCAGCTGCCGTACCGTATTGTGGCGCTCTGTGGTGGCGACATAGGCTTTGCCGCGCGCAAGACCTACGATATTGAGGTCTGGATTCCGTCTCAGGACCGGTACCGGGAAATTTCCTCCTGCTCCCTGGTGGGTGACTTTCAGGCGCGCCGGATGAAGGCCCGCTGGCGCAATCCGGAATCCGGCAAACCGGAACTGGTGCACACCTTGAATGGCTCCGGTCTCGCGGTGGGCCGAGCCCTGGTCGCGGTTCTGGAGAATTACCAGCGCGAAGACGGGAGTGTGAAAATTCCCACCGTGTTGCGCCCCTATATGGGCGGCAGGGAAGTGATTGAGGCTTCCCTGCCGTAA